DNA sequence from the Phocoena sinus isolate mPhoSin1 chromosome 9, mPhoSin1.pri, whole genome shotgun sequence genome:
CTGCACACATTTAAAAGTCCACGCCCTTGCTTCAGCCGGCTTCCTCCTGGAAAGCAAAGCCAGCCAGCTGAGTGCTCATGAAGGCCCCACTGACTCATCAGCCTGGAAGGCGAGCCCTCCCTGTGTCGGCGGCCCCAGAGCAGGAGGGCAGGTGCTGGGGGAAAGAGGGCCAGCTGGTATGAGACATACGGTCTAGTAGAATAGCATGGGAACAAACGGTACTGGAAAATAATAGCTGagtctgttttttaatatttattaatccaAAAATACGTAAAATTCCACTTTCTACCCCAGGTTCTTAGACTCTGAAGGGAGGTAGCTGCCAGCCTTAAGTATCTGGTGTAATACCTAAGTGCTCATCTCTGTCTCTGGAGGAAGAAAGATGAGGAAGTGGGGCTCAAGCTAGGGAACCCCAATATCCAGTCCATGCCCTGCAGAGGACCTGCCAGGGAGACCTGACCCACAGCACTTGGCTCTTTTTGCCAGAAGAAATGGGGGCAACCACAAGTATGGGTCACTCTGGGGCAACTCCCTCTGTACAACTAGGCCCCCTGGAGCCAGGGGGAGTTCTTTCCCTCCTCATTGGTGCCGATGGCTCAGTTCCCCCAGTTCCCCCACCCAGCCCAGGAGAGGCATATCCAGGAAGACAGAGTCCTCAAAGCAAAATTGGCTTCCAGTTTCCGTCAGCTTCTAAGGAGAACCTGGAACTCGGGcctcttttccctcttctttgtGACCCAGATCCACTTCCAGAGAACCCAGAGATAGAACCCTGCCGCCCACCAGGTGCCCACTGAGGCCATCGCACCTCCACATCAGTCTGCACAGCCACCCTGGAAGCCTGGGCCAGTCACTGCAGCCGCATTACTGCATGCCGACCGGGTGCATGGGCCAGGGCCCCTGGCCAGCACTGAGGCCTGCCACAGGAGGGGCTTGGGCCAcaggctgcagctgctgctgggaCTGCCAGATGTGATGGAGCTCCTTGAACTGTTCTACCATGCGGTCTTTGAGGTCTGGGTTTGAGATCTGTAGCCGGATGCTATCAGCCGACCAAGAAAGCTCCCCTGAGAACATCTCCAGCAGCAGCCGAGCTGCTACGGGCACCACCTGGGgggcaaagaggagaaaggacagGGAGAACCTTGGCAGGGCTGTCCAACCCAGCTGTGCATGCAGGGGTCAGGTGGTGGGCTGCATCCACCAGGAAGATGGGGCACCAACTTCTACCTCATAAAAAGGCTGCTTATGTGTGGGCAGCACTGATCCTTGATTAACTCTGACCACTGAGTTTACACCACCCAGAGGGCCCTGCGCCTCTACCCTGGGTGGGGCAAGGGCCTAGCCCCAGGATTCCCCAATATTCAAACCAAAGCagagttggggggtgggaggtgggagtaTACCTGTACAGTGATGAGCAGCTTCTCTCGGGGTTTGCGATCAGGCCACTCCTCCCCAAAGCAGAAGAAGATCTCAAACGGTGGTGGGGTGTTGGTCTGGCCCTTCTGGAACAGGATGAGCTCTGCATTGAGATTGAGACCCTTAATCAGAGGCTGGCACCATGCCCCTGGATGAAAGGAGACCAAGAGGAACACGACATGGGGCCCTCACCATTGAGAAAATGCTCCAGGCTGAAGAGCTTGGTCTTGACCTCCCGCTGGATGGGGTTGGGGTGTGAGCCATGGGCTGAGGCGCAGGGCCCGCTCCAGAACACCTTGCACTGGCACAGGCGGATGGCATACAGATCCTGGCCTTGTAGCTGGAGGATGAGCCCGCGGTCCAGGACATCCAGCAGCTGGTTGGTATAAAAGCGCTGCTTGTCGCTGGGGATGTCCTCGGGGCTGGGGAAGCGCACTTGTTCTAGGCTCACAGGGCCAAAGAGCTCCACCTGCTCCTGGGTGGCCTCCAGCTGGCTGTAGAAGAGCCGGCAGCCATGGGGGTTGCTGATGGTGAGGGCCCGGGGTGGCCTCCCCCGGTACTGGAACTTGATCTCCAGGTCGGTCACTGTAGGGCAGAGgggcagccccaccccacccgtGAGCCCCACGCCTCCCCATTCCGCAGCCCACTGACTTTCTCTGCCCTCTCTGCCCCATGGCCAGGCCATCTTCAGCTCTCCCACTTCCTTCCTCCACCCAAGCAGGGACTGGCGTGGGCTTTTTTGTTCTCCTCGTCATCCTCCACGTTCCCAGCGCTGCTTTTCCCGGCCCAGCACCCCCCGGGGTCCTTACGAGGCAGCATGTGAGGGCTGATCAGCAGGTCGGGCAGGAGTTGTTCGCCTGTGGGGGGCAGGCTGGCAGCCAGGGTCCCAGGCTGTGGGCTTGGCAGGACCTCAGAAAGCAGCTCCCCATAGTCAGCagggttgccaggggcagggccCAGGAGGCTGGGGTCTGGAGCAGGGGGACCCAGCACCACAGGCGGCTGGAGAGTGGGTGGCCACTTGACATCCTCTTTGGATAAAGAATAGGGTGCCATGGGGGGACCGGGCTGCACTGCTTCTACGGAAGGTGGCGGTGGACAAAGCTTCAATGCCACTTCCAGGAGCTGCCTCCCGGGCCCACCTACTCCCAGCCCTGGGCCACCCCCCAGCCTCCCTTCAGCCCCCTCCCAGGTACCTGTGGTACCTGCAGCTCCTCCTTATACTAAACCCCCAACCACAccgcctcccagccccacctgtgaGGCTCAGGCTTGGTAACATCCTCTGGAGCTGAAAGGAAGACACAggcaaaggaggagggaggaggtcagagagagagaagggaggacagGTTATTAAATTGATCTGATGCTAAAGAATGAGACCCACAAGGCAATTCCCTGGTCTTCCGCTTAGGCGAGGCCAGAACCTGCCTCCAGGCCCAGCTCGGCCATCCCAGGCACGTCAGTAGGCTCTCAGCGCCCCAGTTTCCGCCTTCTGCAGGTGGTAATACCTACTAAGCCCCAACTGCTGAGGGCAAGACCATGTGTGAGCATACTTTATACCAACAAAGTCCCAGGGAGGTTCAAGGTGGTGACTTTGTTCCTGTCTCCAGAATCCCGAGAGAAGAAACTCAGAGAAGAGCTGCAGAAACAGCAGCAGGGCTCCAGAGGAATGGAACTGCTCCATCCTACAGCAGAGTAGGACAGCAGAAATGCCCTAGCAAGGCCCACTGCATCAGCGCAGGCAGACGCTGCGAAGAGCGGCCCCGGAGctcacctcttcctcttcctcctcctcctcctctcctgtaCCGGGAGTGTAATCCTCACTGGGCTGTGACTCTgcagagtgagggagagaaaagaaggagttcagtgggggaggaggaggaaggccaCCAGGGCTCCATGTGGCAGCtcctgctgtggcttctcccccTGCCCAGAGCTGCCCGAACAGAGTGAGTGAAAGGCCGCACAGCCATCAGCAATCACTAGGGATGCCCCTGACCCCACGGCACTCTGCTCCCTGGACCACCCGACCTACATTCACTGGAGCCAAGAACCAAGAACAAGGATGGGTTGAGGAAGACAAAGCTGGGGGCCTGGTCCGTGCCAAGCCATTCCTGGCCTCACAAATGATCCACTCCTGGGAGCCCTGGATGTTATGACCTAGCAGCATGCCCCCGACCACTGCTCGTTGGAGGGCCCCCTGGCCCTTCCTGCATAGCCTCCCCGGTGTCCCACACAGGGCCAGACAGGATACCTGCAGGAGTGGGGCCATTGGAGCAGACCTCATAGATCTTGTAGGGCTGAGGCGGCATGTCCCGGGGCCCATCATAGATGAGGCGAAAGTCACGGCTCTTGTTAAGGGCACAGCGCAGGTTGGCCTTCCACTTGGCCGGATCGGCCTCGTCCACCCCCTCGGTGTACTTTCCTGTCTCCTTGGCCCAGGCCTAGGTCAGGAAGAGAAGACAGGCGACCACAGAGAACCTCACCCCTCACAAAAGCCCCTCCTGGCCAGTGGGAGTCGCTGCTGTGCGGTGAAACCTTCAGCGACACACTGGTGGAGCCCAAGTGTCCGTTTGCAAGGTGGGAGACAGGAGGCCAGTCCCTTGGGGCTCCAACAAGCGAAAGGAAATCTAGGTGCTTTGAAGGGCATTGTACTCACTGGTCCTAAGGTGGCAAATAGGTACAGTCTCTGAGGAGGATGGGGTAACATGGTGGATAAGAGCATGGGATCTGGAGCAGAACTGAATCCGGAATCTGCCACCGCCCGCTGTGTGCCAGGGCGGgtcactttgcctctctttgCTTTGATCTCCCCAACACAGTGCCTACCTCGCAGTGTGGCGGTGAAGACTCAGGACTAATGCACATAAACTCTCTGAACTGTGTCTGCACTTGGGATGGACTCCGTACACTTCAGCTGTTGgtattattataaatatcataattattattattttttggcctcgctgcacggcttgcgggatctcagttccctgaccagggattgaacccgggcggTGGCAGTGAAAgtaccaaatcctaaccactacagaccaccagggaactcctggtGTTATTATTTTGGAGGGCAGTTTGGTTGATATCAAGATTACAAATGTTTCTGCCCTTTAACCCAGCAATTTggcttctgggaatttatcctacgGACGCAGAAGCATCCACACAAAAGTCTGCACGTACGAGGTTATTCACTGCAGCcgtttacaagagaaaaagacccCACATAATCTACATGTCCATTAATGGGAGCTGGTTAAATTATGGCTAACCCGTAGAATGGAATACTGggcagcaagaaaaacaaaaacagggaagTTTTGATACACTAACATGTTGTAATCTTCAAGAAATGAGGTACAGAAGAGTATGTAAACATCTACCATTTTTGTCAAAAGTTGGGGAAAGCATAGGTATACATTTGCGTGTATATGCACAAAAATCTCTCAGGAAGGATAAACAAGAAACTGATAATACTAATTGCCCCAAAGGAGGGGGTTGGGTGCCTGGGGGACAGTCTCCCATAAGGGAGACTTTTTGCTGTTAACCATTTTGCACTTCTTAAATGTTGAATTGTATGACCATgttacctattcaaaaataagaaatggatTTGAAAGGAACCTTGAAAAGGTAAATACCAAATGCAAAGACTAAGAAATACATAGCCAAAGCTTTAAAACAAAGCATTCCCTTTGACCCAGAAATGTTTAATGGGGAACTAACCCCAAAGAAAATCATTTAAGATGTGCCATGGGTAAGAGTTTAGAGGGTGTCCATGGCAACGTGGTCTTCAACACAAGAGACCCTGAAAGCCACCTGAGGTGTCCAGAAACTGGGACTGGGTGACTAAAGTGTGCTAACCCCTCCAATGGAACATTCAGTGGTCACTAAAGGTGCTGTGGCATTTGTTGGAGAGGAAAGCTAGTCCTGATGTTGGGTGAAAAATACAGGTTATAAAATAGAATCTATGGTTTGATTCCATGTTTGCacttcatatacacacacatgcagaaaACTGGAAATGTAAGCAAAAAATATTCACAGTAGTTACCTCCTAGTATTAAGATTAAGGGGGAATTCTGTGGTGTTCTTTTAGCATCTGTGTACACCAAACGTGCACCCTGGACAGGCACTCACGTGTGATGAAAATGACACAAGaacaaggaggaagagaaagagttaCAGGAAGGTCTCCTGGGGGGTCCCTCAGTCCTCACCTTGCTCTGGGGATCAGGTTAGAAAGATGTGCACTGTGATGATGCCTGCGGCCCCTTAGCCCAGGACTGGGGTCACCTGCAGCAAGGCAGCTAGGAGAGTGGCCAGTCTGAGATGTAGAGGGAGTTCTCTTCTAGGGAGGGGGGCCTCAGAGGTCCAGGCGGTACGCCTGTCCAGGGCTTACCTTGAAGATGGTGTTATCTCCATCCTGGCTGGGGCCGTGCCGCGTGGCATGGCGCCAGGGGATATAGAAgcatttcttttccccattgaccCACTGAAGCCCCGGGTACTGGCAGCTGTTCACCTGGGCCACCAGCCAGGGCTTCAGCCGTACGCGGCGGGGCGGAGGAAGGGCAGCGGGGGCAGGCTGGTTCATGGCAAAGGCGTCTGCCGGAGAGAGCAGAGGGGGAGCACATCAGCGCGTCCGGCCGGAGTCACTGCCGTCCATCCAGGTGCTCAAGTCAGTTCTCCTCTGCAGCCACCAGCTTTCCTGTCACAGGGTCCCTGCATGTGGGCTTTGTgtttggggggaaggaaggagggggtgtACAGCTCTAGTGGATGCTGTGGGTGCCCCACCGTGACGCCCCGTGCCAGGCAGGGCGTCAATTCCCCCGCTGCTGTGAGGCCGGCACAGCGCAGAGCCACCCTCGCTGCCTCACTCCCAGGCTGGGCCCACCCCTCCACTCTGGGGGGACAGCCCACAGCCAGTGGGTGACTGACACACGGGGATGGAAGGCTGGTCCCCTGGCTTCAGGTGGAGCAAATGTGTGCCCCAGGCTCCTCAAGGGCTCGGGCTGAAGCCAGTCTCCAGCTGAGGCCACATCCTTGCTTAGATTtcttcctgccccacccctgctccctccctctcctccagagAACCCCTCACCAAACCACCTTCTAGGAAACCCGGCTAAGACAAAGGTAGAACCTGTGAGCCAGggtcagagacagaaaggaccaagCCATCATAGACCCCCGTTCTGAGACTCAGAGGGGACTCTGTCTCTGGTCAAGGAAGGAACAAAGAGCTGAGCCACGATGAGAAATCAGGCTGCCTCCCGCCCGGGGCTCTAGTTTCTGAGCACATGTGAGTTAGATGGGTGTGCAAGCGTGTGTGTAAGAGGGCACA
Encoded proteins:
- the IRF5 gene encoding interferon regulatory factor 5 isoform X2 translates to MNQPAPAALPPPRRVRLKPWLVAQVNSCQYPGLQWVNGEKKCFYIPWRHATRHGPSQDGDNTIFKAWAKETGKYTEGVDEADPAKWKANLRCALNKSRDFRLIYDGPRDMPPQPYKIYEVCSNGPTPAESQPSEDYTPGTGEEEEEEEEELQRMLPSLSLTEDVKWPPTLQPPVVLGPPAPDPSLLGPAPGNPADYGELLSEVLPSPQPGTLAASLPPTGEQLLPDLLISPHMLPLTDLEIKFQYRGRPPRALTISNPHGCRLFYSQLEATQEQVELFGPVSLEQVRFPSPEDIPSDKQRFYTNQLLDVLDRGLILQLQGQDLYAIRLCQCKVFWSGPCASAHGSHPNPIQREVKTKLFSLEHFLNELILFQKGQTNTPPPFEIFFCFGEEWPDRKPREKLLITVQVVPVAARLLLEMFSGELSWSADSIRLQISNPDLKDRMVEQFKELHHIWQSQQQLQPVAQAPPVAGLSAGQGPWPMHPVGMQ
- the IRF5 gene encoding interferon regulatory factor 5 isoform X1 is translated as MNQPAPAALPPPRRVRLKPWLVAQVNSCQYPGLQWVNGEKKCFYIPWRHATRHGPSQDGDNTIFKAWAKETGKYTEGVDEADPAKWKANLRCALNKSRDFRLIYDGPRDMPPQPYKIYEVCSNGPTPAESQPSEDYTPGTGEEEEEEEEELQRMLPSLSLTEAVQPGPPMAPYSLSKEDVKWPPTLQPPVVLGPPAPDPSLLGPAPGNPADYGELLSEVLPSPQPGTLAASLPPTGEQLLPDLLISPHMLPLTDLEIKFQYRGRPPRALTISNPHGCRLFYSQLEATQEQVELFGPVSLEQVRFPSPEDIPSDKQRFYTNQLLDVLDRGLILQLQGQDLYAIRLCQCKVFWSGPCASAHGSHPNPIQREVKTKLFSLEHFLNELILFQKGQTNTPPPFEIFFCFGEEWPDRKPREKLLITVQVVPVAARLLLEMFSGELSWSADSIRLQISNPDLKDRMVEQFKELHHIWQSQQQLQPVAQAPPVAGLSAGQGPWPMHPVGMQ
- the IRF5 gene encoding interferon regulatory factor 5 isoform X3; the encoded protein is MENQVLFPAADAFAMNQPAPAALPPPRRVRLKPWLVAQVNSCQYPGLQWVNGEKKCFYIPWRHATRHGPSQDGDNTIFKAWAKETGKYTEGVDEADPAKWKANLRCALNKSRDFRLIYDGPRDMPPQPYKIYEVCSNGPTPAESQPSEDYTPGTGEEEEEEEEELQRMLPSLSLTEAVQPGPPMAPYSLSKEDVKWPPTLQPPVVLGPPAPDPSLLGPAPGNPADYGELLSEVLPSPQPGTLAASLPPTGEQLLPDLLISPHMLPLTDLEIKFQYRGRPPRALTISNPHGCRLFYSQLEATQEQVELFGPVSLEQVRFPSPEDIPSDKQRFYTNQLLDVLDRGLILQLQGQDLYAIRLCQCKVFWSGPCASAHGSHPNPIQREVKTKLFSLEHFLNELILFQKGQTNTPPPFEIFFCFGEEWPDRKPREKLLITVQVVPVAARLLLEMFSGELSWSADSIRLQISNPDLKDRMVEQFKELHHIWQSQQQLQPVAQAPPVAGLSAGQGPWPMHPVGMQ